From a single Sander vitreus isolate 19-12246 chromosome 2, sanVit1, whole genome shotgun sequence genomic region:
- the LOC144529519 gene encoding trace amine-associated receptor 13c-like, whose translation MDGLGGEELLCYPQLLNSSCRALNLMVIISISHFRQRHTPTNLLLLSLAIADLLVGLLVMPVETARLIETCWLLGDLMCALSYIFGFTLTSASVGNMVLISIDRFVAICYPLQYSNKITRSRIEVSVCLCWACSFLYNGLILKDHLRKPNRYNSCYGECVVVIDYVSGTVDLVITFIGPCSVILVLYMRVFIVAVSQARAMLSHITAVAGGAVRVTAKISERKAARTLGVVILVFLMSFCPYYYPSLVGQDISNSVSSWAIVSWLLYFNSCLNPLIYAFFYPWFRKAIKLIVTLKILEQDSSDTMFI comes from the exons ATGGACGGCCTGGGAGGAGAAGAGCTCCTCTGCTACCCTCAGCTCCTGAACTCATCCTGCAGGG CTCTCAACCTGATGGTCATCATCTCCATCTCCCACTTCAGACAGCGCCACACCCCCACCAACCTGCTCCTGCTCTCCCTGGCCATCGCAGACCTCCTGGTTGGGCTGCTGGTGATGCCGGTGGAAACAGCGCGATTAATAGAAACTTGCTGGTTGCTGGGTGATCTCATGTGCGCTCTGTCATACATTTTCGGCTTCACTCTCACCTCAGCCTCTGTGGGGAACATGGTGCTCATATCGATCGATCGTTTTGTAGCTATTTGTTATCCTCTGCAGTACTCAAACAAAATCACTCGCAGCAGAATtgaggtgtctgtgtgtctgtgctgggCCTGCTCGTTTCTCTACAACGGGCTGATTTTAAAGGACCATCTCAGGAAGCCCAACAGATATAACTCTTGCtatggggagtgtgtggtggTGATTGACTATGTCTCTGGAACTGTCGACCTTGTGATCACATTTATCGGCCCCTGCTCAGTCATCCTCGTTCTGTACATGAGAGTGTTTATTGTGGCAGTGTCTCAGGCTCGAGCCATGCTGTCTCATATTACAGCTGTTGCAGGCGGTGCAGTTAGAGTCACTGCAAAGATATCGGAGAGAAAAGCAGCCAGGACTCTGGGTGTTGTCATACTGGTGTTTTTAATGAGTTTCTGTCCATATTACTATCCCTCTCTCGTAGGACAGGACATCTCAAACAGTGTTTCATCTTGGGCCATTGTGTCCTGGCTGCTGTATTTTAATTCTTGTTTGAACCCACTCATATATGCTTTTTTCTATCCGTGGTTTAGAAAAGCTATCAAGTTAATTGTCACCCTGAAGATACTTGAGCAGGACTCCTCTGACACAATGTTTATATAA
- the nsmce1 gene encoding non-structural maintenance of chromosomes element 1 homolog, producing the protein MARQMEDSHRRFLQTMMANGIVDEQSARTLYQYCCETHNTQHTPDKLDDFIETINSKLQPMFMQVRKGMSEDNGQQFYALVNMAETDVTRMSSDYADNELELFRKTMDLIVCSENGKASSTDILNSADTLTTKKLKKSETEHLLNRLVHDRWLNEKRGEYTLSTRCIIEMEPYIRSMYQDQVKVCHICRNIAFQCQICEKPTCGIKIHNPCVARYFKGRAEPRCPACDDFWPHEIPEVRRSRSQSKR; encoded by the exons ATGGCACGACAGATGGAAGACAGCCATCGACGGTTCCTACAGACCATGATGGCCAATGGCATCGTTGATGAACAAAGTGCAAGGACGCTCTATCAATATTGTTGTGAAACCCACAACA CACAGCACACCCCCGATAAACTGGATGATTTCATTGAAACCATCAACTCAAAGCTGCAGCCCATGTTCATGCAAGTTAGAAAAGGGATGTCTGAAGACAACGGTCAGCAGTTCTACGCCTTG GTGAACATGGCTGAGACTGATGTCACCAGGATGTCGTCAGATTATGCTGACAATGAGCTGGAGCTGTTCAGGAAAACG ATGGACCTGATCGTGTGCTCTGAGAATGGCAAGGCCTCCTCCACTGATATTCTGAACAGCGCCGACACCCTGACCACCAAAAAGCTGAAGAAGAGCGAGACCGAGCACCTCTTGAACCGACTCGTGCACGACAGATGGCTCAATGAG AAACGGGGTGAATACACTTTGTCCACCAGATGTATTATAGAGATGGAGCCATACATTCGCTCAATGTATCAGGACCAGGTCAAAGTGTGCCACATCTGTCGCAACATCGCTTTCCAG tgccAAATTTGTGAGAAGCCTACATGTGGTATAAAAATACACAACCCCTGTGTGGCCAGGTATTTCAAAGGAAGAGCAGAGCCGCGGTGTCCAGCTTGCGATGACTTTTGGCCACATGAAATCCCTg AAGTCAGACGGTCCCGGTCTCAGTCAAAACGATGA
- the vps37a gene encoding vacuolar protein sorting-associated protein 37A, with translation MNWLFPSSKGSGSLPLNSLQQQRQRQIESLKAAHPSLAEIQKDVEYRIPFTVNNSTISVNILLPPQFPQEKPVVSVYPPVGHHLVDGNNGTIITSPLITNFGMHSDLGKVIQSLLDEFWKSPPALMSTGPAGFPYMYKSSGMAPYPTQAYHYGPRHVGPGHTAPPGPGPAPALLPHPGADGAHGPPRAPAPYGVISDLPLPVPTGDSQAGLNGHMYKMPEIPESFPELCDLNLAQLSNMSENEDLLLEFFVSLPQLKQVTSDKEELITNIVDVAKKNLQMEPQLEGKRQEMLYKYEQLTQMKSAFETRMQRQHELSESCSLSTLQARLKVAAHQAEEESEETAENFLEGRTDIDEFLTSFMEKRTLCHSRRAKEEKLQQSINTHGPFPTSH, from the exons ATGAACTGGCTTTTCCCCTCGTCCAAAGGCTCCGGATCTCTCCCTCTGAACAGCCTACAGCAACAAAGACAGCGGCAGATAGAGTCACTCAAAGCCGCACATCCCAG CCTCGCAGAGATCCAGAAGGATGTGGAGTACAGAATACCATTCACAGTCAACAACTCCACCATTAGTGTTAACAT TCTGCTGCCTCCTCAGTTCCCCCAGGAGAAGCCGGTGGTTAGTGTCTACCCCCCTGTTGGTCATCATTTAGTCGACGGCAATAATGGCACCATTATCACTAGCCCTCTCATTACTAAC TTTGGGATGCACTCCGATCTGGGTAAGGTCATTCAGAGTCTGCTGGACGAGTTCTGGAAAAGTCCTCCTGCCTTGATGTCAACTGGCCCTGCTGGCTTTCCATA CATGTACAAGTCGTCAGGCATGGCTCCTTACCCCACTCAGGCTTACCACTACGGCCCTCGCCACGTGGGCCCCGGTCACACGGCGCCTCCTGGGCCAGGCCCAGCTCCAGCTCTCCTGCCTCACCCAGGGGCCGATGGTGCCCATGGGCCCCCTCGAGCTCCAGCTCCATACGGAGTGATTTCTGACCTGCCACTGCCTGTTCCTACTGGAGACTCACAG GCTGGACTGAACGGACACATGTACAAGATGCCTGAGATTCCGGAGTCTTTTCCTGAACTCTGTGACTTGAA TCTGGCCCAGTTGTCCAACATGTCTGAAAACGAGGATTTGTTACTGGAGTTCTTTGTGAGTTTGCCACAACTGAAACAGGTCACCAGTGATAAAGAAGAGCTGATCACCAATATAGTTGATGTGGCTA AGAAAAATCTTCAGATGGAGCCACAGCTGGAAGGAAAAAGACAAGAAATGCTCTACAAG TATGAACAGCTGACTCAGATGAAGTCAGCCTTTGAGACAAGGATGCAGAGACAGCATGAGCTCAGTGAG AGTTGCAGTCTTAGTACTCTCCAGGCTCGGTTAAAAGTTGCAGCCcaccaggctgaggaggagtcGGAGGAGACGGCTGAAAACTTCCTGGAGGGACGCACAGACATAGACGAATTCCTGACCAGCTTCATGGAGAAGAGAACG CTTTGCCACAGCAGAAgggccaaagaggaaaagtTGCAACAGTCCATCAACACACATGGACCGTTTCCTACCAGCCACTAG